The Klebsiella sp. RHBSTW-00484 genome includes a window with the following:
- a CDS encoding winged helix-turn-helix domain-containing protein — MKTYLINDNYIYNEGKYELRTISNSQVIKMTAMRAKCLSFIIENAHLDIIERQKITTELWGSRSHFVNDANLTQILYLIRRDLKSLGINDLFITIPRQGIQVNKEIAIKMIDSEKKETKRQVIRKTLAALTTVFSVTLGTVMYMHIH; from the coding sequence CTTATCTCATTAATGACAACTACATTTACAACGAAGGAAAGTATGAACTAAGGACCATTTCAAACTCGCAGGTCATTAAGATGACAGCTATGAGAGCAAAATGTCTTAGCTTCATTATCGAAAACGCACATCTGGACATCATTGAAAGGCAAAAAATAACCACAGAGTTATGGGGTAGCCGCAGTCATTTCGTTAACGATGCTAACCTCACGCAGATACTCTACTTGATCAGGCGAGATCTGAAGTCTCTTGGCATTAATGATCTCTTTATTACCATTCCACGGCAGGGGATTCAGGTTAACAAAGAGATTGCGATTAAAATGATAGATAGTGAAAAGAAAGAAACCAAAAGACAAGTTATCAGGAAAACGCTGGCAGCATTAACCACCGTATTTTCAGTCACGCTGGGTACAGTGATGTACATGCATATTCATTAA
- a CDS encoding glycoside hydrolase family 108 protein, translating into MNPIIDGILVMEGGYTLNAKDRGNATNWGITEVTARAHGYTGDMCDLTRIEAYAILENDYWIKPGFELIAQISYPISFELCDAAVNIGTHYPCVWLQRWLNVLNREGKNYQDINADGHIGPVTLAALNHYLSWRGKEGEETLVKALNCSQGSYYLDIAEKNKQNEEFIYGWIKNRVT; encoded by the coding sequence ATGAACCCAATTATCGATGGTATTTTAGTAATGGAAGGCGGCTATACCCTCAATGCAAAAGATAGAGGTAATGCCACCAACTGGGGTATCACTGAAGTAACTGCACGCGCTCATGGTTATACTGGAGACATGTGCGATCTCACACGCATTGAAGCATACGCTATTCTGGAAAATGATTACTGGATTAAGCCCGGATTTGAGTTAATTGCCCAGATATCGTATCCCATCTCCTTCGAGCTTTGCGATGCAGCAGTCAATATCGGAACACACTACCCTTGCGTATGGCTGCAGCGCTGGCTGAATGTTTTGAATCGGGAAGGAAAAAACTATCAAGATATCAATGCAGATGGTCATATTGGCCCTGTCACACTGGCCGCATTGAACCATTACTTGTCATGGAGAGGAAAGGAAGGTGAAGAGACTTTAGTTAAAGCATTAAATTGTAGCCAGGGCTCATACTATTTAGACATTGCAGAAAAAAACAAACAGAACGAAGAGTTTATTTACGGTTGGATAAAAAACAGAGTTACATGA
- a CDS encoding phage holin family protein, whose translation MSISNHLATTEVVLLEVEILLTIISIGAWGGFVSYLLRKDKQSDDESYKGIMHCLTQIVISCFTSFLLSAFAIEQGLSFNMVLLAAGLGGVFAAPILKIIGEKVKKIIEDVKLN comes from the coding sequence ATGTCTATATCTAACCATTTAGCGACAACGGAAGTGGTCTTACTGGAAGTCGAGATTTTATTAACCATTATATCGATTGGTGCATGGGGCGGTTTTGTAAGCTATCTTCTCCGCAAAGACAAACAGTCGGATGATGAATCTTATAAAGGTATTATGCATTGTTTAACTCAGATTGTTATATCATGCTTTACCAGTTTTTTACTCAGTGCGTTTGCCATCGAACAGGGTCTTAGTTTTAATATGGTGCTATTGGCCGCTGGTTTAGGCGGCGTTTTCGCCGCGCCGATATTAAAAATTATCGGTGAGAAAGTTAAAAAAATCATTGAGGATGTTAAGCTTAACTAA
- a CDS encoding LysR family transcriptional regulator: MGSKGANKDFDYNLIKILDAVISAGNAAKAAKKLGITPAAVSLALRRLQGYYPEELFVRGKEGLLPTAKAIEIHQNFRQVMELVSDTFQTGHQKDDEAKITVLGSDIIENYYLSQLYDSDVFDRVLINHFSSRNISRERMIEQLFTAECDLVMSIEPVTVPGIDNQMIDSFKSFVCICAGNHMLSQLSQLSLHHFYSSRHATYQSGMNFPMIINDSGLFKDDPYYKGTRTVGYRSDSINGLMSIIERTSLIALMPLKLALFYKNQRKYDIKFIQPPPELTFRSIQVYASWKKNSKNLSVINEIIAMLHTLSSFRR, translated from the coding sequence ATGGGATCGAAAGGTGCCAACAAGGATTTTGATTATAATTTAATCAAAATCCTTGACGCTGTTATTTCGGCTGGAAATGCGGCTAAAGCAGCCAAGAAACTCGGAATTACTCCCGCAGCGGTCTCGCTGGCACTCAGACGCTTGCAGGGCTATTATCCGGAAGAACTGTTCGTTCGCGGAAAGGAGGGATTACTACCTACCGCTAAAGCTATCGAAATCCATCAGAATTTTCGTCAAGTCATGGAACTGGTTAGCGACACGTTTCAGACTGGTCATCAAAAGGATGATGAAGCTAAAATCACTGTTCTGGGAAGCGATATCATTGAGAACTATTACCTTTCACAACTGTATGATAGTGATGTTTTTGATCGGGTGTTAATAAATCACTTCTCATCCAGAAATATCAGCCGCGAGCGAATGATTGAACAATTATTCACCGCAGAGTGTGATTTAGTGATGAGTATCGAGCCAGTGACAGTACCCGGTATTGATAATCAAATGATTGATAGTTTTAAGAGCTTTGTCTGTATCTGCGCGGGTAACCACATGCTAAGCCAACTATCCCAACTCTCGTTGCATCATTTCTATTCTTCACGCCATGCCACCTATCAATCTGGAATGAACTTCCCAATGATTATCAATGATAGTGGGTTATTTAAAGATGATCCTTATTATAAAGGAACTCGCACAGTGGGTTATCGTAGTGATTCAATCAATGGCTTGATGAGTATCATCGAACGCACATCATTGATTGCCTTAATGCCGTTAAAATTGGCTCTTTTCTATAAAAATCAGCGTAAATATGATATCAAATTTATTCAGCCACCACCTGAGCTAACGTTTAGGTCGATACAGGTTTATGCGTCATGGAAAAAGAATAGCAAAAATTTATCAGTGATTAATGAAATTATCGCCATGCTACATACGCTTTCCTCTTTTCGCCGCTGA